In the genome of Actinomadura graeca, one region contains:
- a CDS encoding NUDIX hydrolase: MTPDPRHDESEFLANYDPRAYDPVAVTVDVVALTIRDGALHVLLVRRGNAPFAGMWALPGGFVHAGGVVRGTEAEDLPEAAVRELAEETGLSAKGGALGRVHLEQLGTYGTPGRDPRMRVISVAYLAFAPELPDPEAGGDAADAAWVTVDALGLSEAGDQRPGTTRRLAFDHARILSDGLERARAKLEYAPLATAFCGGEFTIPELRAVYEAVWGEELHAGNFHRKVLSVPGFVESTGATSDKGGRRGGPRPRLYRAGDARLLHPALLRPSREEEIR, encoded by the coding sequence ATGACCCCGGACCCGCGGCACGACGAGAGCGAGTTCCTGGCGAACTACGATCCGCGCGCCTACGACCCCGTCGCGGTGACCGTGGACGTCGTCGCCCTCACGATCCGCGACGGCGCCCTGCACGTGCTGCTCGTCCGGCGCGGCAACGCCCCGTTCGCGGGGATGTGGGCGCTGCCCGGCGGGTTCGTCCATGCCGGGGGCGTCGTCCGCGGCACCGAGGCCGAGGACCTGCCCGAGGCCGCGGTGCGCGAGCTGGCCGAGGAGACCGGGCTCAGCGCCAAGGGCGGCGCGCTCGGCCGCGTCCACCTGGAGCAGCTCGGCACCTACGGCACGCCCGGACGCGACCCGCGCATGCGCGTCATCTCCGTGGCCTACCTGGCGTTCGCGCCCGAGCTGCCCGATCCCGAGGCCGGCGGCGACGCCGCCGACGCGGCGTGGGTCACGGTGGACGCGCTGGGCCTGTCCGAGGCGGGCGACCAGCGTCCGGGCACCACCCGGCGGCTGGCCTTCGACCACGCGCGGATCCTGTCGGACGGGCTGGAGCGGGCCCGCGCCAAGCTGGAGTACGCGCCGCTCGCCACGGCGTTCTGCGGGGGCGAGTTCACGATCCCCGAGCTGCGCGCCGTCTACGAGGCCGTGTGGGGCGAGGAGCTGCACGCCGGCAACTTCCACCGGAAGGTCCTGTCGGTGCCCGGCTTCGTGGAGAGCACGGGCGCGACGTCCGACAAGGGCGGACGTCGCGGTGGCCCCCGGCCCCGCCTCTACCGCGCGGGCGACGCCCGCCTCCTGCACCCCGCCCTGCTGCGCCCCAGCCGCGAGGAGGAGATCCGATGA
- a CDS encoding oxygenase MpaB family protein translates to MDGGPHEDHGLFGPGSVTWHVMGEPVLIVGGIRALLLQALHPRTMWGTAQNSELMNPDAAWSRLARTVEFVRVRTYGTEAEVDRIGRRVRKLHSKLAGLDRRTGEVFRVDDPENLLWVHMGEVDSYLGVARRAGVPLTAADADAFVDEQRRAAAVVGLDPAGVPATVAEMRDYYDGMRRRIWACREARDGLWRMFSPAVPRNLLPLKLAAPGVGTLVVATLPRWARRMYGLPGLPTSDLAATLALKGLYRTTRAVPERYRYSPDARRARRLTREHEAAPGPWPVAS, encoded by the coding sequence ATGGACGGTGGGCCGCACGAGGACCACGGGCTGTTCGGGCCGGGCTCGGTGACCTGGCACGTGATGGGCGAGCCGGTGCTGATCGTCGGCGGTATCAGGGCGCTGCTGCTGCAGGCGCTGCACCCCCGGACGATGTGGGGCACCGCGCAGAACTCCGAGCTGATGAACCCCGACGCCGCCTGGTCCCGGCTCGCGCGGACGGTCGAGTTCGTCCGCGTGCGCACCTACGGGACGGAGGCCGAGGTCGACCGGATCGGCCGCCGCGTCCGCAAGCTGCACTCCAAGCTGGCCGGCCTCGACCGCCGCACCGGCGAGGTGTTCCGGGTGGACGACCCGGAGAACCTTCTCTGGGTGCACATGGGCGAGGTCGACTCCTACCTCGGCGTCGCGCGCCGGGCGGGCGTCCCGCTGACCGCCGCCGACGCCGACGCGTTCGTGGACGAGCAGCGCCGCGCGGCCGCCGTCGTCGGCCTCGACCCCGCCGGCGTGCCCGCCACCGTCGCCGAGATGCGCGACTACTACGACGGGATGCGCCGGCGGATCTGGGCGTGCCGGGAGGCCCGTGACGGGCTGTGGCGGATGTTCAGCCCCGCCGTCCCGCGGAACCTGCTGCCGCTCAAGCTGGCCGCGCCCGGCGTCGGGACGCTCGTCGTCGCGACGCTGCCGCGGTGGGCGCGCCGCATGTACGGGCTTCCGGGGCTGCCGACGTCCGACCTGGCGGCGACGCTGGCGCTCAAGGGCCTGTACCGGACGACCCGGGCCGTCCCCGAGCGCTACCGCTACTCGCCGGACGCCCGGCGGGCCAGGCGCCTCACACGCGAGCACGAGGCGGCCCCGGGCCCCTGGCCCGTCGCCTCCTGA
- the ggt gene encoding gamma-glutamyltransferase translates to MSRSASSPPALRHTAAAAALAVIASLAVPAGAGAAPAPGPGSDPSPPGRLPVATGHGGAVSTVDPDASRTALDVLKHGGNAMDAAVAAAATLGVTEPYVAAIGGGGYITYYDAKKRRVHAFDGRETAPKAMRAGSFVDPATGKAMPFEEAVTSGLSVGVPGTLAQWDLALGRFGTRDLGALLKPAIRVAEKGFVVDAEFRAQTVENEARFRDIVPTRELFLPGGKPPEVGSVFRNPDLARTYRELAERGPEWMYEGGLGREVARTVAKPPVDPAAKRKVRPGLLKPSDLAAYRALPKEPTHVAYRGLDVYGEPPSSSGGSTVGEALNILGNFRLDPKDPVTALHYYLEASKLAYADRGAYVGDPAQVDVPLDELLSPGFARERACLIRPDRAAAAPVAPGTPDGRYGPCVPPGTQTRALAYEGPQTTHLVVADKWGDVAAYNVTLEQFGGSALTVPGRGFLLNNELTDFTLQPPAPGAPSDPNLPGPRKRPRSSMAPTIVLQDGRPRLAAGTPGGSTIITTVLQILVNRIDLGMDLPHALAAPRATQRNTPQVFAEPAFIDAFGKGLAARGHLLAPFPGPPKATIGAATALEFLGPGLVQAVAEPVRRGGGSAMVVNPAR, encoded by the coding sequence GTGTCCCGCAGCGCGTCGTCCCCGCCCGCCCTCCGCCACACCGCCGCCGCGGCGGCGCTGGCCGTGATCGCCTCGCTCGCCGTCCCCGCCGGCGCGGGCGCCGCGCCCGCCCCGGGGCCGGGGTCCGACCCGTCCCCGCCCGGCCGGCTGCCGGTCGCCACCGGCCACGGCGGCGCGGTCTCCACCGTCGACCCCGACGCCAGCCGGACCGCGCTCGACGTCCTGAAGCACGGCGGCAACGCGATGGACGCGGCCGTCGCCGCCGCCGCGACGCTCGGCGTCACCGAGCCCTACGTCGCCGCGATCGGCGGCGGGGGATACATCACCTACTACGACGCCAAGAAGCGCCGCGTCCACGCGTTCGACGGGAGGGAGACCGCCCCGAAGGCGATGCGGGCCGGCTCGTTCGTCGACCCGGCGACCGGGAAGGCGATGCCGTTCGAGGAGGCCGTCACCAGCGGGCTGAGCGTCGGCGTCCCCGGGACCCTCGCCCAATGGGACCTCGCGCTCGGCCGCTTCGGCACCCGTGATCTGGGCGCCCTCCTCAAGCCCGCGATCAGGGTCGCCGAGAAGGGCTTCGTCGTGGACGCGGAGTTCCGCGCCCAGACCGTCGAGAACGAGGCGCGGTTCCGCGACATCGTCCCGACCCGGGAGCTGTTCCTGCCGGGCGGCAAGCCGCCCGAGGTCGGCTCGGTCTTCCGCAACCCCGACCTCGCCCGCACCTACCGCGAGCTGGCCGAGCGCGGCCCGGAGTGGATGTACGAGGGCGGGCTCGGCCGCGAGGTCGCCCGGACGGTCGCGAAGCCGCCCGTCGACCCCGCCGCGAAGCGCAAGGTCCGCCCGGGGCTGCTGAAGCCGTCCGACCTCGCCGCCTACCGGGCGCTGCCGAAGGAGCCCACCCACGTCGCCTACCGGGGCCTGGACGTGTACGGGGAGCCGCCGTCCTCGTCCGGCGGGTCCACGGTCGGCGAGGCGCTCAACATCCTGGGCAACTTCCGGCTCGACCCGAAGGACCCCGTCACCGCGCTGCACTACTACCTGGAGGCGTCCAAGCTCGCCTACGCCGACCGGGGCGCCTATGTGGGCGACCCGGCCCAGGTGGACGTGCCGCTGGACGAGCTGCTCTCGCCCGGGTTCGCCCGCGAGCGCGCCTGCCTGATCAGACCGGACCGGGCCGCCGCCGCGCCAGTCGCCCCCGGCACCCCGGACGGGCGCTACGGCCCGTGCGTCCCGCCGGGTACCCAGACGCGGGCGCTGGCGTACGAGGGGCCGCAGACCACGCACCTGGTCGTCGCCGACAAGTGGGGCGACGTCGCGGCCTACAACGTCACCCTGGAGCAGTTCGGCGGCAGCGCCCTGACCGTCCCCGGCAGGGGGTTCCTGCTCAACAACGAGCTGACCGACTTCACCCTCCAGCCGCCCGCGCCCGGCGCGCCGTCCGACCCGAACCTGCCCGGCCCGCGCAAGCGCCCGCGCAGCAGCATGGCGCCCACGATCGTGCTCCAGGACGGCCGGCCGAGGCTCGCCGCCGGCACCCCGGGCGGGTCCACGATCATCACGACCGTCCTGCAGATCCTGGTGAACCGGATCGACCTCGGCATGGACCTGCCGCACGCCCTCGCCGCGCCGCGCGCCACGCAGCGCAACACCCCGCAGGTCTTCGCCGAGCCCGCGTTCATCGACGCGTTCGGCAAGGGGCTGGCCGCCCGCGGCCATCTGCTGGCGCCGTTCCCCGGTCCGCCGAAGGCGACGATCGGGGCCGCGACCGCGCTGGAGTTCCTCGGCCCGGGGCTTGTCCAGGCCGTCGCCGAACCGGTCCGCCGAGGTGGCGGCAGCGCGATGGTGGTGAACCCGGCCCGCTAG
- a CDS encoding histidine phosphatase family protein, protein MGELIILRHGETEWSRARRHTGRTDLPLTARGEEQARSLRAALEGRRIVRAVSSPAERARRTAELAGLAVDAVDPDLWEWDYGGYEGISTAAIQERRPGWFLWDDGVVPGDAGHPGEDVGRVGARADAVLGRVRPDLDEGDVVLIAHGHVLRVLTARWLGLEPRLGRLFALDTGTLSTLGTEHDRPVIASWNVPGHTR, encoded by the coding sequence ATGGGGGAGCTGATCATCCTGCGGCACGGCGAGACGGAGTGGAGCCGGGCCCGCAGGCACACGGGTCGCACCGACCTGCCGCTGACCGCGCGCGGCGAGGAGCAGGCGCGCTCGCTCCGGGCGGCGCTGGAGGGGCGGCGGATCGTCCGCGCCGTCAGCAGCCCCGCCGAGCGCGCGCGGCGCACCGCCGAGCTGGCGGGGCTGGCCGTGGACGCGGTGGACCCCGATCTCTGGGAGTGGGACTACGGCGGCTACGAGGGGATCAGCACGGCGGCGATCCAGGAGCGGCGCCCCGGCTGGTTCCTCTGGGACGACGGCGTGGTCCCGGGCGACGCCGGGCACCCCGGGGAGGACGTCGGCCGGGTGGGCGCGCGGGCCGACGCCGTGCTGGGCCGGGTGCGGCCGGATTTGGACGAAGGCGACGTCGTGCTGATCGCGCACGGGCACGTCCTGCGGGTGCTGACGGCACGCTGGCTCGGCCTGGAGCCGCGGCTGGGACGGCTGTTCGCCCTGGACACCGGTACCCTCTCGACGCTGGGCACCGAGCACGACCGGCCGGTGATCGCGTCGTGGAACGTGCCCGGCCACACCCGATGA
- a CDS encoding molecular chaperone DnaJ, translating into MTAPPRTPSPAPAGTLDDALARLAGARTPAGLFGDDAEEAAQRYRRLARLVHPDATGGRTREAFIRLNELWRAYTDADPHVVTTRRHSYRLDGDPIGGDLAELYAAEPGTPPRRMLLKMPRDPRDSDLIEREAVALRQLPKDGDGRFLPYVPRIVESFRHRDASTGALRQVNALVALDGFHTLAEVGRAHPGGLDPRDAAWMWRRLLVGLGFAHRAGVLHGAVLPDHVLVHPGEHGLVLVDWCYSVPGCYAGTDPSGRVPAMVGRYEDWYPPEVPARQAASPATDIFMATRCMTRLMGAEAPTAMRSFARGCLLRAQNRRPADAWRLLAELDELLERLYGPRRFRPFRMPGA; encoded by the coding sequence ATGACGGCACCGCCGCGTACACCGTCCCCCGCCCCGGCCGGCACCCTCGACGACGCGCTGGCCCGGCTCGCCGGGGCGCGGACCCCCGCCGGCCTGTTCGGCGACGACGCCGAGGAGGCCGCGCAGCGGTACCGGCGGCTGGCCAGGCTCGTCCACCCGGACGCGACGGGCGGCCGGACACGCGAGGCGTTCATCAGGCTGAACGAGCTCTGGCGCGCCTACACCGACGCGGATCCGCACGTCGTCACCACCCGCCGCCACTCCTACCGCCTCGACGGCGACCCCATCGGCGGGGACCTCGCGGAGCTGTACGCCGCCGAGCCGGGGACCCCGCCGCGCCGGATGCTGCTGAAGATGCCCCGGGACCCCCGCGACAGCGACCTGATCGAACGGGAGGCGGTGGCGCTCCGCCAGCTCCCCAAGGACGGCGACGGGCGGTTCCTGCCCTACGTGCCGCGCATCGTCGAGTCATTCCGGCACCGGGACGCCTCCACCGGAGCGCTCCGCCAGGTGAACGCCCTGGTGGCGCTCGACGGGTTCCACACGCTGGCCGAGGTCGGGCGCGCCCATCCCGGCGGGCTCGACCCGCGCGACGCGGCCTGGATGTGGCGGCGGCTGCTCGTCGGCCTGGGGTTCGCGCACCGCGCGGGCGTCCTGCACGGCGCGGTGCTGCCGGACCACGTCCTGGTCCACCCCGGCGAGCACGGCCTCGTCCTCGTCGACTGGTGCTACTCGGTGCCCGGATGCTACGCGGGCACCGACCCGTCCGGGCGCGTCCCGGCCATGGTCGGCCGGTACGAGGACTGGTACCCGCCGGAGGTACCGGCGCGGCAGGCCGCGTCCCCGGCCACCGACATCTTCATGGCCACCCGGTGCATGACCCGGCTCATGGGCGCCGAGGCGCCCACGGCGATGCGCTCGTTCGCCCGCGGGTGCCTGCTGCGGGCGCAGAACCGGCGCCCCGCCGACGCCTGGCGGCTGCTGGCCGAGCTCGACGAGCTGCTCGAACGGCTGTACGGCCCGCGCCGCTTCCGCCCCTTCCGGATGCCCGGCGCCTGA
- a CDS encoding amino acid permease has product MTWDIRMRTNMFRRLPVEQATGRLYGGRHRLRVVYRTRDLIVLGLGVMIGSGIFKIAGEQATATAGPGVLVSFLIAGGVCVLAALAYAELSSIIPVAGSAYSFSYVAFGEVWAWIVGWSLVMELLLASSVLARVWSLYATQALHDFGVPVPAWLGDVIGQQKGPDVFAFGILLLLIVMLATGSRMSLRTLWFMVMGKMIVIGLVIATGLKFFHPSNLTPFVPPAKPAPQGDQTVLDAVLGAVGGGTPHVFGVWGLFAAAPAIAFAYIGFDLIATASEETDDAPRKVPRGILTALITAIVVYAAVAVAFVGMVGMDGFAKLNSDKLLLAAAFDSVGAGAMGKIVDVGAMLGLTTVILVLLVALSRVVFSISRDGLLPRGLAEMSRYKVPTRATLLSGAAAVVASQTLDVLTLEQLVVIGTLFAFLFVAAAVLALRRDRPDLHRPFRVPAAPVTAVVTIIAVGWLMLNLKVQTWGYFTIWMVGGLMLYLVYGRRKSHLKLLLESPPASRPVAAQMAAPPPPPGSAPFPTTSQSAPAHAAPVPYGTGQHSAQPTGGYRGLGQQGTGQYPAGQPGAQGSGTHASGVYGTGTHGTGSYETGGYGPGAQGSGTHASGSYAPGAYGAPAGSFDSGSHGAGSGSFGSGTPGSGAYGSRPYEPGGRQPGGRHSGAYESGAYGSESSETGSFGSGSVRGESFGSGSFGSGAFGSGSYGSGAFGSGAFGSGSYGPENFGPENFGSGQRPAEPPQGSQQSGQYPGSRYSSGQFAADQSSAGRWQGENPGAPGASGRPEDTFGSAAPSEPFEPFEPFGSGGHAPGPRHRGGGSWDDEESQEPPPSPGGRHRR; this is encoded by the coding sequence ATGACCTGGGACATCCGCATGCGCACCAACATGTTCCGGCGCCTGCCCGTCGAGCAGGCGACCGGCCGCCTGTACGGGGGCCGGCACCGGCTCCGCGTGGTCTACCGGACGCGCGACCTGATCGTGCTCGGCCTTGGAGTGATGATCGGGTCCGGGATCTTCAAGATCGCCGGCGAGCAGGCCACCGCGACCGCCGGACCCGGGGTGCTCGTCTCGTTCCTGATCGCCGGAGGCGTGTGCGTGCTGGCCGCGCTCGCCTACGCCGAGCTGTCCTCGATCATCCCGGTGGCCGGCAGCGCCTACTCCTTCAGCTACGTCGCGTTCGGCGAGGTGTGGGCGTGGATCGTCGGCTGGTCGCTGGTGATGGAGCTGCTGCTCGCGTCGTCGGTGCTCGCGCGGGTCTGGTCGCTGTACGCGACGCAGGCGCTGCACGACTTCGGCGTCCCCGTCCCGGCGTGGCTCGGCGACGTCATCGGCCAGCAGAAGGGGCCGGACGTGTTCGCGTTCGGGATCCTGCTGCTGCTCATCGTCATGCTCGCCACCGGCAGCCGCATGAGCCTGCGGACGCTGTGGTTCATGGTCATGGGCAAGATGATCGTGATCGGGCTGGTCATCGCCACCGGCCTGAAGTTCTTCCACCCCTCCAACCTCACCCCGTTCGTGCCGCCCGCGAAGCCCGCGCCCCAGGGGGACCAGACGGTGCTGGACGCGGTGCTCGGCGCGGTCGGCGGCGGCACCCCGCACGTCTTCGGCGTCTGGGGGCTGTTCGCGGCGGCGCCCGCCATCGCGTTCGCCTACATCGGGTTCGACCTGATCGCCACCGCGTCCGAGGAGACCGACGACGCGCCCCGCAAGGTGCCGCGCGGCATCCTCACCGCGCTGATCACCGCCATCGTGGTGTACGCGGCCGTGGCGGTCGCGTTCGTCGGCATGGTCGGCATGGACGGCTTCGCCAAGCTCAACTCCGACAAGCTGCTGCTCGCCGCCGCGTTCGACTCGGTCGGCGCGGGCGCCATGGGCAAGATCGTCGACGTGGGCGCGATGCTCGGGCTCACGACCGTCATCCTGGTGCTGCTGGTCGCCCTGAGCCGGGTGGTGTTCTCGATCTCGCGGGACGGGCTGCTGCCGCGCGGGCTCGCCGAGATGAGCCGCTACAAGGTGCCGACCCGCGCGACGCTGCTGTCGGGCGCCGCCGCCGTGGTGGCCTCGCAGACCCTCGACGTGCTCACCCTGGAGCAGCTCGTCGTCATCGGGACGCTGTTCGCGTTCCTGTTCGTGGCGGCGGCGGTGCTGGCGCTGCGCCGCGACCGCCCCGACCTGCACCGCCCGTTCCGGGTCCCGGCGGCGCCGGTGACCGCGGTCGTCACGATCATCGCGGTCGGCTGGCTGATGCTGAACCTCAAGGTCCAGACGTGGGGCTACTTCACGATCTGGATGGTCGGCGGGCTCATGCTGTACCTCGTCTACGGGCGCCGCAAGAGCCACCTGAAGCTGCTGCTGGAGTCGCCCCCGGCCTCGCGCCCGGTGGCCGCCCAGATGGCGGCGCCCCCGCCGCCGCCCGGCTCCGCGCCGTTCCCCACGACGTCGCAGTCCGCCCCCGCGCACGCCGCGCCCGTCCCGTACGGGACGGGGCAGCACAGCGCCCAGCCGACCGGCGGGTACCGCGGGCTCGGGCAGCAGGGTACGGGACAGTACCCCGCAGGACAGCCCGGGGCGCAAGGATCCGGCACGCACGCATCCGGGGTGTATGGGACCGGGACGCATGGGACCGGGTCCTACGAGACCGGCGGCTACGGGCCGGGAGCGCAGGGATCCGGCACGCACGCGTCCGGGTCCTACGCGCCCGGCGCGTACGGAGCCCCGGCGGGCTCCTTCGATTCCGGGTCTCACGGCGCGGGGTCGGGTTCCTTCGGGTCCGGGACGCCCGGCTCGGGAGCCTACGGGTCCAGGCCGTACGAGCCCGGTGGCCGGCAGCCGGGCGGCCGCCACTCGGGCGCCTACGAGTCCGGCGCCTACGGGTCCGAGTCGTCCGAGACCGGCTCGTTCGGGTCCGGTTCCGTCCGAGGCGAGTCCTTCGGAAGCGGCTCCTTCGGCTCCGGGGCGTTCGGCTCCGGGTCGTACGGGTCAGGGGCCTTCGGGTCGGGCGCGTTCGGGTCCGGTTCGTACGGGCCGGAGAACTTCGGGCCGGAGAACTTCGGGTCGGGGCAACGGCCGGCGGAACCGCCGCAGGGATCGCAGCAGAGCGGACAGTACCCGGGCAGCCGCTACTCCTCCGGCCAGTTCGCGGCCGACCAGTCCTCGGCCGGACGGTGGCAGGGCGAGAACCCGGGTGCCCCGGGCGCCTCCGGCCGTCCGGAGGACACGTTCGGGTCCGCGGCACCGTCCGAACCCTTCGAGCCCTTCGAGCCCTTCGGGTCCGGCGGTCACGCGCCCGGCCCGCGCCATCGCGGCGGCGGTTCCTGGGACGACGAGGAGTCCCAGGAGCCACCGCCCTCCCCCGGCGGACGCCACCGCCGCTGA
- a CDS encoding adenylosuccinate synthetase, producing MRGHVIVVDLGFGDAGKGTVVDHLCAASAGARGAQVVVRFNGGAQAAHNVVAGDGRHHTFAQLGSGTFTPGVRTHLSRFVLVDPLALAAEAAHLRAVGVRDALARLTVDRDALLTTPYHRAANRARETARGAARHGSCGMGVGETASYALAHGDAPRAGDCLAPARLRRRLTALRDWYHDTFPTGEDVPDVDDCAEAFTAFAEHVRVVGGEHLHALLREGRAVFEGAQGVLLDEWHGFHPYTTWSTTTFANAETLLDEAGETAIRLGVLRTYATRHGPGPFVTEDAALTAALPDPHNGTGPWQGAFRVGHLDAVALRYALDVTGGVDGLAVTHLDVAGARPDLRLCHAYEMDGERVARLPAGPADAGPAGLDRQAALTRRLLAARPVYRPLDDPVEAVEDALGARVVLRSYGPASADKRAAAGFLEGAHAAAGHVEAGRAAGGRAAAAAP from the coding sequence GTGAGGGGTCATGTCATCGTCGTGGACCTCGGCTTCGGGGACGCGGGCAAGGGCACGGTCGTCGACCACCTGTGCGCCGCGTCCGCGGGGGCCCGCGGCGCGCAGGTGGTCGTCCGGTTCAACGGCGGCGCGCAGGCCGCGCACAACGTCGTGGCGGGGGACGGCCGGCACCACACGTTCGCGCAGCTCGGCTCGGGGACGTTCACGCCCGGCGTCCGGACGCACCTGTCCCGGTTCGTCCTGGTCGACCCGCTCGCGCTCGCGGCCGAGGCCGCCCATCTGCGGGCGGTCGGCGTGCGCGACGCGCTCGCCCGGCTGACCGTCGACCGGGACGCGCTGCTGACGACCCCTTACCACCGGGCCGCCAACCGCGCGCGGGAGACGGCGCGCGGCGCGGCCCGGCACGGGTCGTGCGGGATGGGCGTCGGCGAGACGGCGTCCTACGCCCTCGCGCACGGCGACGCGCCGCGGGCGGGCGACTGCCTCGCGCCCGCGCGGCTGCGCCGGCGCCTCACCGCACTGCGCGACTGGTATCACGACACGTTCCCCACCGGCGAGGACGTCCCGGACGTGGACGACTGCGCCGAGGCGTTCACCGCGTTCGCCGAGCACGTCCGGGTCGTGGGCGGCGAGCACCTCCACGCCCTGCTGCGGGAGGGGCGCGCGGTGTTCGAGGGGGCGCAGGGGGTCCTGCTGGACGAGTGGCACGGTTTCCACCCGTACACGACCTGGTCGACGACCACGTTCGCCAACGCCGAGACCCTCCTGGACGAGGCCGGCGAGACCGCGATCCGGCTCGGGGTGCTGCGCACGTACGCGACACGCCACGGCCCCGGCCCGTTCGTCACCGAGGACGCGGCGCTCACGGCCGCGCTCCCCGATCCGCACAACGGGACCGGTCCCTGGCAGGGCGCGTTCCGCGTCGGCCACTTGGACGCCGTCGCGCTCCGCTACGCGCTGGACGTGACCGGCGGCGTGGACGGCCTGGCGGTCACGCACCTGGACGTCGCGGGGGCGCGTCCAGACCTGCGTCTCTGCCACGCCTACGAGATGGACGGCGAGCGGGTCGCGCGCCTCCCGGCCGGGCCCGCCGACGCCGGGCCCGCCGGCCTGGACCGCCAGGCGGCGCTCACCCGCCGCCTGCTCGCCGCCCGTCCCGTCTACCGCCCGCTGGACGACCCGGTGGAGGCCGTCGAGGACGCGCTCGGTGCCAGGGTCGTCCTCCGCTCGTACGGCCCGGCGTCTGCCGACAAGCGCGCGGCGGCAGGGTTCTTGGAGGGAGCGCACGCGGCGGCGGGACACGTGGAGGCAGGGCGCGCGGCCGGCGGGCGCGCGGCCGCCGCGGCGCCGTGA
- a CDS encoding metal-sensitive transcriptional regulator: protein MATSETPTRGYTATKDQLQTRLRRIEGQVRGIERMVEDDRYCIDVLTQISAVQAALDKVALGLLDGHVRHCVAEGAEEGKGEAMSTELMAAVGRLMRRG from the coding sequence ATGGCCACCAGCGAGACCCCCACCCGCGGGTACACCGCCACCAAGGACCAGCTCCAGACCCGGCTCCGCCGGATCGAGGGCCAGGTGCGCGGCATCGAGCGGATGGTCGAGGACGACCGCTACTGCATCGACGTGCTCACCCAGATCAGCGCCGTCCAGGCCGCCCTGGACAAGGTGGCGCTCGGCCTGCTGGACGGGCACGTGCGGCACTGCGTCGCCGAGGGCGCCGAGGAGGGCAAGGGCGAGGCGATGTCCACCGAGCTGATGGCCGCCGTCGGCCGGCTGATGCGGCGCGGCTGA
- the cutA gene encoding divalent-cation tolerance protein CutA, translating into MAQSYVQVTTTTDSRPEAAELAKSAVAERLAACAQLVGPVASTYWWEGEIESAEEWMVVFKTTADRFDELASLITDGHSYDTPEIIATPVVAGSMDYLAWLAEQTEPGGLDEAVDEPED; encoded by the coding sequence ATGGCGCAGTCTTACGTTCAGGTGACGACCACGACCGACTCCCGCCCGGAGGCGGCCGAGCTGGCGAAGTCGGCCGTCGCCGAGCGGCTCGCGGCGTGCGCCCAGCTCGTCGGCCCCGTCGCCAGCACCTACTGGTGGGAGGGCGAGATCGAGTCCGCCGAGGAGTGGATGGTGGTGTTCAAGACCACCGCCGACCGCTTCGACGAGCTGGCCTCCCTGATCACCGACGGCCACTCCTACGACACCCCGGAGATCATCGCGACGCCCGTCGTGGCGGGCAGCATGGACTACCTCGCGTGGCTGGCCGAGCAGACCGAGCCCGGCGGGCTCGACGAGGCGGTGGACGAGCCCGAGGACTGA